One window of the Anopheles aquasalis chromosome X, idAnoAquaMG_Q_19, whole genome shotgun sequence genome contains the following:
- the LOC126572441 gene encoding mitochondrial-processing peptidase subunit beta-like yields MASLLKLSVTGLRAYGARSHQLLLRRNKVSNADQFRAALVNVPPTEVTTLDSGLRVASEDSGSQTATVGLWIDAGSRYEDNSNNGVAHFLEHIAFKGTAKRSQTDLELEVENMGAHLNAYTSREQTVFYAKCLAKDVSRSVEILSDIIQNSKLGEAEIERERGVILREMQEVESNLQEVVFDHLHATAYQGTPLGNTILGPTKNIQSIGKADLQAYISTHYKAPRIVLAASGGVQHGELVKLAEQHLGKISSTVDGAAQLSPCRFTGSEVRVRDDSLPLAHVAIAVEGCGWTDQDNVPLMVANTLIGAWDRSQGGGANNASQLAVASATDNLCHSYQSFNTCYKDTGLWGIYFVCDPLRCEDMLFNVQGEWMRLCTMVTEAEVERAKNLLKTNMLLQLDGTTPICEDIGRQMLCYNRRIPLHELEQRIDSVTAQNVRDVAMKYIFDRCPAVAAVGPVENLPDYVRIRSSMHWVRV; encoded by the exons ATGGCCTCGCTGCTGAAGCTCTCGGTTACCGGGCTCCGGGCGTACGGTGCCCGCAGCCACCAGCTGTTATTACGG CGCAACAAGGTATCCAATGCCGATCAGTTCCGGGCTGCCCTGGTCAACGTACCACCGACCGAGGTGACGACGCTTGACAGCGGGCTTCGGGTAGCAAGCGAAGATTCGGGCTCGCAGACTGCCACGGTCGGCCTGTGGATCGATGCTGGTTCCCGCTACgaggacaacagcaacaacggtgTGGCGCACTTCCTCGAACACATTGCGTTCAAGGGCACGGCCAAGCGCTCGCAGACCGATCTCGAGCTGGAGGTGGAGAACATGGGGGCGCACCTGAACGCGTACACGTCCCGTGAGCAGACCGTCTTCTACGCCAAGTGCCTGGCGAAGGACGTGTCGCGCTCGGTCGAGATACTGTCCGACATAATCCAGAACTCAAAGCTGGGTGAGGCGGAAATCGAACGCGAACGAGGCGTGATCCTGCGCGAGATGCAGGAAGTCGAAAGTAACCTGCAGGAGGTGGTGTTCGATCATCTGCACGCGACCGCCTACCAGGGAACCCCGCTCGGCAACACCATTCTCGGCCCGACCAAGAACATCCAGTCGATTGGCAAGGCCGACCTACAGGCGTACATCAGCACCCACTACAAGGCACCGCGCATCGTGCTGGCCGCATCCGGTGGCGTACAGCACGGCGAGCTGGTCaagctggccgagcagcaccTAGGCAAGATCAGCTCGACCGTCGACGGTGCGGCTCAGCTGTCACCGTGCCGCTTCACCGGTTCGGAGGTGCGCGTCCGGGACGATTCGCTGCCGCTCGCGCACGTAGCCATCGCCGTCGAGGGGTGCGGTTGGACCGACCAGGACAACGTACCGCTGATGGTGGCAAACACGCTCATCGGTGCGTGGGATCGCTCGCAGGGCGGTGGTGCTAACAACGCGTCCCAACTGGCGGTTGCGTCCGCCACCGACAACCTTTGCCACAGCTACCAGTCGTTCAACACCTGCTACAAGGATACCGGTCTCTGGGGCATCTACTTCGTGTGCGATCCGCTCCGGTGCGAGGACATGCTGTTCAACGTGCAGGGCGAGTGGATGCGCCTCTGCACGATGGTTACCGAGGCCGAGGTCGAGCGCGCCAAGAACCTGTTGAAGACGAAcatgttgctgcagctggacGGGACAACGCCGATCTGCGAGGACATCGGGCGCCAGATGCTGTGCTACAACCGGCGCATTCCGCTTCACGAGCTCGAGCAGCGAATTGAT AGTGTTACTGCTCAGAATGTGCGCGATGTGGCCATGAAGTACATCTTCGACCGCTGCCCAGCCGTCGCTGCCGTCGGTCCGGTCGAAAACCTGCCCGATTACGTCCGTATCCGCTCCTCCATGCACTGGGTTCGCGTCTAG